The Dreissena polymorpha isolate Duluth1 chromosome 8, UMN_Dpol_1.0, whole genome shotgun sequence genome includes the window TAAGGTGCAGCCTCTTGTTGACAGTCTCAAGGACTTGTGTGATGTTCCTGGGGAATTCATTACCAAGTTGGAGGAATTCACAGTAAATTGTGATGGTGACACCATGTACAGTCGCCCAGTATCAGAATCAAGTAGCGAAGCTGTAAGACTCAGAATCCAAAACAACTACAAGTTTGAAGGATTTGAAGATagtgaggaggaggaggaggatgaagTTGAGGATTGCAGCTTCAAACCAATTCTTAAATATTATCAGCAACAAAAAGACTCTGTCACCAAGACATTCAGTAATTACATAGAAATGGTTGTTGAAAACATTCAAGACAGGTTTCAGGACTCTCAAGTTCTGAATGCGATAAATGCCCTGGTGCCTAAAAACATAAGTGGTTCAAAGAGTGTCGCCATGTTTGGCAATGATGATGTTAAGATTCTTGTGAAGCAGTTCAAAAAGCATCTCTTGAGTTCGACTGAGTGTTTGAATGAGTACAGACAGTACAAGAACCTTGTTTCCGGTTCTTACAAAACAGAGACACTAGAAGCCATAACCAGAACAATCATAACGAAGTATCATGATGAGTTTCCCAACATGACCATCCTTTTGAAGTGTTGCACAGTTATTCCCATGAACAGCGTGAAATGTGAAAGAGGCTTCTCAACACAAAACAGGATTATGACAAGGCTCCAAACCAGGATGAACAACAAAACTCTTGATGATCTGATGACAATTTCGGAAGAAGGGCCAAGTATGAACGAGTTTGACTTTTCACGCGCACTGACCAAATGGAAGGCTGAAAAAGTCAGGAAACTTAACAAATAgaatgatgaaaaaaaacaacagtgtaTATGAActtaaaacatgtatacaaacaaaaaagatttttatttagaTGGCATTGATAAGAAAGCTTATAGTTGACTATCGATAATTACACatgaatgaaatgtgtatttttgcCAAATAAAACGCTTGTTTTTACACTTCTTAGGAGAGAAATATCTTCAAACATCATGgcactttaaaataaaatgttaagttgGTGTTTCAGCAAGTTTATTTTAGATATAttcatgtttattaattgtgAAACATGGACTTTTTTTATAGATAATGACACCATTGACTGTCTTTTACAGCttcatgtatatgtaaatatctctataacatcatgacagtttaaaataaaatgttaagttggtgtttcagcatattttatttgagatatattcatgtttattaattgtgAAACATGGACTTTTTTATTAGATAATGACACCATTTACTGTCTTTTACAGCttcatgtatatgtaaatatctctataacatcatgacagttttaaataaaatgttcagtTGGTGATTCAACATATTTGATTTTAGATACATTCATGATTATAAATTGTGAAACAATTACATGgacttttttatatataatgacaCCATTTACTGTCTTTTACAGCTTCATATGTAAATATCTCTATAACATCATGGCAgtttttaacaagggctgtttgtaaaacatgcatgccccccatatgggctctcagttgtagtgacagccattttgtaaatatgttgttttgtcactgtgaccttgacctttgacctagtgacctgaaaatcaataggggtcatctgccagtcatgatcaatgtacctatgaagtttcatgatcctaggcataagcgttcttgagttatcatccggaaaccattttactatttcgggtcaccgtgaccttgacctttgacctagtgacctgaaaatcaataggggtcatctgccagtcatgatcaaactacctatcaagttttatgatcctaggcataagggttcttgagttatcatccggaaaccattttactatttcgggtcaccgtgaccttgacctttgaccttgtgacctgaaaatcaataggggtcatctgcgagtcatgatcaatctacctatcaagtttcatgatcctaggcataagcgttcttgagttatcatccggaaaccattttaatatttcgggtcaccgtgaccttgacctttgacctagtgacctcaaaatcaataggggtcatctgcgagtcatggtcaatctacctatcaagtttcatgatcctaggcataagcgttcttgagttatcatccggaaaccattttactatttcgggtcacagtgaccttgacctttgacctagtgacttcaaaatcaataggggtcatctgcggcgagtcatgatcaatgtacctatgaagtttcatgatcctaggcctaagcgttcttgagttatcatccggaaacgacctggtggacggaccaaccgacagaccgaccgacatgtgcaaagcaatataccccctcttcttcg containing:
- the LOC127840690 gene encoding uncharacterized protein C17orf113-like encodes the protein MIDSLREIQHILNLPELKFAELHSVRWLSMECAVGAMFRSYPALAMCLEQEAVLDATAKGLFCEVSQYKFIATMHMLMDVLPFIERLSKNFQHDSLDFSKVQPLVDSLKDLCDVPGEFITKLEEFTVNCDGDTMYSRPVSESSSEAVRLRIQNNYKFEGFEDSEEEEEDEVEDCSFKPILKYYQQQKDSVTKTFSNYIEMVVENIQDRFQDSQVLNAINALVPKNISGSKSVAMFGNDDVKILVKQFKKHLLSSTECLNEYRQYKNLVSGSYKTETLEAITRTIITKYHDEFPNMTILLKCCTVIPMNSVKCERGFSTQNRIMTRLQTRMNNKTLDDLMTISEEGPSMNEFDFSRALTKWKAEKVRKLNK